One Brevibacillus choshinensis genomic window carries:
- a CDS encoding ABC transporter permease: MALLSYSIRRILMLIPVLLGMSIVVFSIIRAIPGDPALTILGEKASPKAIEDLREVLGLNNPWYIQYFDYLKQILTGDLGVSLHSGASITQEIGPYLAATTELTIVSMLFAVIIGVNAGILSAWKQNSWFDYCAMLIALIGVSMPIFWLGLMEQWLFAQELKWLPSVGRDNSRNPVEAITQFYILDTLLAGQWDQLWEVIKHLILPGIALGTIPMAIIARITRSSMLEVMRADYVRTARAKGLAQFWVVYKHALKNAMIPVLTVIGLQTGLLLGGAVLTETIFGWPGVGRYIFTAIGNRDYPVIQSGILVIATIFVLINLLVDLLYAYIDPRIKYR, from the coding sequence ATGGCATTGCTATCCTACAGCATCCGAAGAATTCTCATGCTCATCCCCGTTCTCTTGGGCATGTCGATTGTCGTTTTTTCTATCATTCGTGCCATCCCAGGCGATCCGGCTCTCACCATTTTGGGAGAGAAAGCAAGTCCAAAAGCGATTGAAGATTTACGAGAAGTACTTGGTCTGAACAATCCTTGGTACATTCAATACTTCGACTATTTGAAGCAGATTTTGACGGGGGATTTGGGTGTTTCCCTTCACTCCGGCGCAAGCATTACACAAGAAATTGGCCCTTACCTGGCAGCGACGACAGAACTGACGATCGTGAGTATGCTTTTTGCTGTAATCATTGGTGTGAATGCAGGAATTCTCTCTGCTTGGAAACAAAACTCCTGGTTTGACTACTGTGCGATGTTGATCGCCTTGATTGGCGTCTCCATGCCAATCTTCTGGTTGGGTTTGATGGAGCAATGGCTCTTTGCGCAAGAGCTGAAGTGGCTGCCATCTGTTGGTCGTGACAATTCGCGTAATCCCGTGGAGGCCATTACGCAGTTCTATATACTGGATACGCTTCTCGCTGGACAGTGGGATCAGCTGTGGGAGGTCATCAAGCATCTGATTTTGCCTGGTATCGCTCTGGGTACGATTCCGATGGCGATTATCGCACGTATTACACGCTCCAGTATGCTGGAGGTCATGCGTGCTGACTACGTAAGAACGGCTAGAGCAAAAGGGTTGGCTCAATTCTGGGTAGTTTACAAGCATGCCTTGAAAAATGCAATGATTCCGGTGCTGACGGTGATCGGCTTACAAACGGGCTTGCTCCTCGGAGGAGCGGTGCTTACTGAAACCATCTTTGGATGGCCGGGAGTGGGACGATACATTTTTACTGCGATCGGCAACCGTGACTATCCGGTTATCCAGTCAGGAATTTTGGTGATTGCGACGATTTTCGTTTTAATTAACCTGCTGGTGGATCTCCTGTATGCCTATATTGATCCGCGAATCAAATATCGCTAG
- the spoIIP gene encoding stage II sporulation protein P yields MASIIQRQFAVLSFITAFLFVITGVLSLGGNRMMIASSAVQQAATHVSSLAILGWMGQEIPVLGETVQTTSDRRTNSVTGFLFQLATSIQPGDLRSLLGRELPGMVTTEDARFVVAGKGATLADFYVEYPPHPKQVIDASDAVPLPQQEEAAGDKPAAEEATKPVAKPNTGGKKIVYVYNTHNRESWYSETKPVGTSVDHPTRNISLVGKRLSEALNERGIGSDVSKDDIYQELLNQKKDYALSYAQSLQVVKAAAENNRELHYFFDLHRDTAPRDRTTVTIKGKSYARVMFVIGKRNKSFEKNEAFATELHQLMEEMYPELSRGVMEKGAKTDHGEYNQSISPGSLLMEIGGTENTLQESYNTAEALADVFAAYYLKAEKVGKPVADEPAKR; encoded by the coding sequence ATGGCTTCCATCATCCAGCGACAATTCGCTGTCCTGTCGTTTATAACAGCCTTTTTGTTTGTCATAACCGGGGTGCTCTCGCTAGGCGGCAACCGAATGATGATCGCGTCCTCCGCTGTTCAACAAGCAGCGACACATGTATCCAGTCTCGCTATTCTGGGATGGATGGGCCAGGAAATTCCGGTACTGGGTGAAACGGTGCAGACCACCTCTGACCGTCGGACGAATAGCGTCACAGGTTTTCTGTTCCAGCTTGCGACGAGCATCCAACCGGGCGATTTGCGGAGCCTGCTGGGAAGAGAGCTGCCGGGCATGGTTACGACGGAAGATGCACGCTTCGTCGTAGCAGGCAAAGGGGCGACGCTGGCAGACTTTTACGTAGAGTATCCTCCCCATCCGAAGCAGGTCATCGATGCTTCAGATGCCGTTCCGCTCCCGCAGCAAGAAGAGGCGGCGGGGGACAAACCGGCAGCAGAAGAGGCGACCAAGCCGGTTGCCAAGCCGAATACGGGTGGCAAGAAGATCGTCTACGTCTACAACACACACAACCGGGAGTCTTGGTACAGCGAGACCAAGCCCGTAGGCACCTCCGTGGATCATCCGACGAGAAACATCTCCCTGGTAGGAAAACGCCTTTCGGAAGCACTGAACGAACGAGGAATCGGCTCGGATGTGAGCAAGGATGATATTTACCAGGAGCTATTGAATCAGAAAAAGGACTACGCGCTGTCATACGCCCAGTCTCTGCAGGTCGTGAAAGCGGCAGCAGAAAACAATCGCGAACTTCACTACTTCTTCGATCTGCATCGAGACACTGCCCCGCGGGATCGAACAACAGTCACGATAAAAGGAAAAAGCTATGCACGAGTCATGTTCGTCATCGGGAAGCGCAACAAGAGCTTTGAGAAAAACGAAGCGTTTGCGACAGAGCTGCACCAGCTGATGGAAGAAATGTATCCAGAGCTTTCCCGGGGTGTGATGGAAAAAGGTGCAAAAACTGATCACGGCGAGTATAACCAGTCCATTTCACCGGGAAGCCTGTTAATGGAGATCGGTGGTACGGAAAATACCTTGCAGGAAAGCTACAATACGGCGGAAGCTTTAGCGGACGTATTTGCAGCTTACTACCTGAAGGCGGAAAAAGTCGGAAAACCGGTAGCGGACGAACCGGCGAAGAGGTGA
- a CDS encoding ABC transporter substrate-binding protein yields the protein MIKPRKGKNRWEKNGWAAILCGLVLLVSACGSPASSGQGSPKTQGQAAASSTDGASQQAGAELVKPVTLQNNGREMSYPIAPERAVTLNQHVTEVMLALGLGDKMVGTAYLDDEILPEFKEAYDQIQVLSDKYPSKEVLMAAEPDFVYAGWKSGFGDKGVGTMEELEKAGIKSYLHESSNKPGPTVDDVFADIHNIGRIFRVENRANELIGEMKAEMEQTTSKLGTVEKPLKIFVYDSGEEQPFTAANNYMTALIRMAGGKNIFDDIQKGWADVSWEEVVNRNPDVIIIVDYGDKSVEQKRELLLNKRELADVSAIQHKRLMVLPMSAASEGVRAPMALHILAEGLYPEKFKK from the coding sequence ATGATAAAACCAAGAAAGGGTAAGAATCGTTGGGAAAAAAACGGGTGGGCAGCTATTCTGTGTGGGCTCGTTCTTCTCGTGAGTGCATGCGGTTCTCCGGCATCCTCCGGGCAAGGCTCGCCTAAAACGCAAGGACAAGCGGCAGCATCCTCTACGGATGGAGCTTCACAGCAAGCAGGGGCTGAATTGGTCAAACCTGTGACCCTTCAAAACAATGGCAGGGAAATGAGCTATCCAATAGCGCCGGAAAGAGCCGTCACATTGAATCAGCATGTAACGGAAGTCATGCTGGCGCTTGGGTTGGGAGACAAAATGGTCGGAACCGCCTACCTCGATGATGAGATTCTTCCGGAATTCAAAGAGGCTTATGACCAAATACAGGTACTGTCCGATAAATACCCGAGCAAGGAAGTGTTGATGGCAGCCGAGCCAGATTTCGTATACGCAGGCTGGAAAAGCGGTTTTGGCGACAAGGGAGTAGGCACGATGGAGGAATTGGAGAAGGCGGGGATCAAATCCTACTTGCATGAATCGTCCAACAAGCCAGGGCCGACCGTAGACGATGTCTTTGCAGATATTCACAATATCGGACGTATTTTTCGTGTGGAGAATCGGGCTAACGAGCTGATTGGCGAGATGAAAGCAGAAATGGAACAAACCACGAGCAAACTGGGGACCGTGGAAAAGCCATTGAAGATATTTGTCTATGACAGCGGAGAAGAACAGCCATTCACTGCAGCGAATAATTACATGACTGCTTTGATTCGCATGGCTGGAGGCAAGAACATTTTTGATGATATCCAAAAGGGCTGGGCTGATGTGAGCTGGGAAGAAGTGGTGAATCGCAATCCTGACGTCATCATCATTGTGGACTACGGGGATAAAAGCGTGGAACAAAAGCGTGAGCTGCTTTTAAACAAACGAGAGCTTGCGGATGTATCCGCGATTCAACACAAAAGGCTGATGGTCCTTCCAATGTCAGCGGCTTCGGAAGGTGTTCGTGCACCGATGGCACTACATATCCTAGCAGAAGGTCTGTATCCGGAGAAATTCAAGAAATGA
- a CDS encoding M24 family metallopeptidase, whose product MFQERISKLHDFLIKQGLDAVLITSPKHVYYLTGFFTDPHERFLGLIIPATGEPSLIVPALDREAAAAASSVQNIFTHTDTQNPYEVLKQTLPGNLKSLGIEKSHMTVERYEAMGEVVGASRYVDVEEPLREMRLIKSADEVTRMKHAIQLVEDSLSETLKKVKPGVTEMELVAELEFQMKRLGAEGPSFTSMVLAGEKSALPHGKPGTREVREGEVLLFDIGVEANGYVSDITRTFAIGEISEQLREIYETVLAANEAAIAEVRPGVTFAHLDQTARDVISAKGYGEYFMHRLGHGLGMDVHEYPSVHGQNQEKLRAGMVFTIEPGIYVPGVGGVRIEDNVLVTESGIEVLTQFPKKLTVIGS is encoded by the coding sequence ATGTTCCAAGAACGCATTTCGAAGCTGCATGATTTCCTTATCAAGCAAGGGCTTGACGCTGTGTTGATCACCTCTCCCAAGCATGTGTATTACCTGACCGGTTTCTTTACAGATCCTCATGAACGTTTTCTGGGCCTGATCATCCCGGCAACGGGAGAACCATCCCTGATCGTTCCTGCTCTCGACAGGGAAGCAGCAGCCGCGGCTTCTTCCGTCCAAAATATTTTCACCCACACGGATACACAAAATCCTTATGAAGTGTTAAAGCAAACGCTTCCAGGAAATTTGAAGTCATTAGGTATTGAAAAAAGCCATATGACCGTAGAACGCTACGAAGCAATGGGTGAGGTCGTAGGGGCTTCCCGTTACGTAGATGTAGAAGAGCCGTTGCGCGAAATGCGATTGATCAAATCGGCTGACGAAGTAACGCGCATGAAGCATGCCATTCAATTGGTAGAGGATTCTTTGAGCGAAACGCTGAAAAAAGTGAAGCCAGGCGTAACAGAGATGGAGCTCGTAGCGGAATTGGAGTTCCAAATGAAGCGACTGGGTGCAGAGGGTCCCTCCTTTACGTCCATGGTTTTGGCAGGCGAAAAATCCGCTTTGCCGCACGGAAAACCAGGTACGCGAGAAGTGCGAGAAGGCGAAGTTCTGTTGTTTGACATCGGAGTAGAGGCTAACGGTTATGTATCCGATATTACACGTACGTTTGCAATCGGCGAGATCAGTGAGCAGCTCCGCGAAATCTATGAAACGGTGCTGGCGGCCAACGAAGCGGCCATCGCTGAAGTTCGTCCGGGCGTGACGTTCGCTCATCTCGATCAAACTGCGCGAGACGTGATCTCCGCAAAAGGATATGGCGAGTACTTCATGCACCGCCTGGGCCATGGCCTGGGAATGGATGTCCATGAGTATCCTTCCGTCCACGGGCAAAACCAGGAGAAGCTGCGCGCAGGCATGGTATTTACCATCGAGCCGGGCATTTATGTGCCGGGAGTAGGCGGAGTACGCATTGAAGACAACGTGCTCGTGACTGAATCCGGGATAGAAGTCCTGACGCAATTCCCGAAAAAACTGACAGTGATCGGTTCATAG
- a CDS encoding ABC transporter ATP-binding protein: MTEELLVVKNLKKYYPITGGVLGGEVGVVKAVDDVSFSVKRGETLGLVGESGCGKSTTGRSLLRLIEPTSGEIHFDGVNVSSLSRDEMRKMRRDMQIVFQDPFASLNPRHNIEKILEEPLIVHGIGSSAERKKRVLEMLEVVGLSSYHARRYPHQFSGGQRQRIGIARALMLNPKLIVADEPVSALDVSIQSQVLNLMQDLQREMGLTYLFIAHDLSVVRHISDRVGVMYLGRIVELTTSGQLYSNPLHPYTKALLSAVPTPDPDAARERVILQGDVPSPANPPSGCTFHTRCPHVTDECRTKRPDFRDAGNGHFVACHLYKS; this comes from the coding sequence GTGACTGAAGAATTACTCGTCGTTAAAAACTTGAAAAAATACTATCCGATCACAGGCGGTGTCCTCGGCGGGGAAGTAGGAGTCGTAAAAGCGGTAGACGATGTTTCGTTCTCTGTAAAACGGGGAGAAACGCTGGGGCTGGTTGGGGAGAGCGGCTGTGGGAAGTCGACGACTGGGCGCTCCTTGCTGCGCTTGATCGAACCGACATCGGGAGAAATTCACTTTGATGGAGTGAATGTATCGTCGCTATCCAGAGATGAGATGCGGAAAATGCGCCGCGACATGCAAATCGTGTTTCAGGATCCATTTGCCTCTCTGAATCCTCGTCACAATATTGAGAAGATTCTGGAGGAGCCTCTGATTGTTCACGGAATCGGCAGCTCGGCAGAACGGAAAAAAAGAGTGCTAGAAATGCTAGAGGTCGTAGGCTTGAGCAGCTATCATGCCAGGCGTTATCCGCATCAGTTCAGTGGAGGCCAGCGCCAGCGGATCGGGATTGCCCGTGCTCTGATGCTGAATCCCAAGCTGATTGTCGCCGATGAGCCGGTATCCGCATTGGACGTATCGATTCAGTCTCAGGTCCTGAACCTGATGCAGGATTTGCAGAGGGAGATGGGTTTGACTTACTTGTTCATCGCGCACGATCTGAGCGTGGTGAGACACATCAGCGACAGGGTTGGCGTCATGTACTTGGGAAGGATTGTGGAATTGACGACGAGCGGCCAGCTCTACAGCAATCCGCTTCATCCCTATACCAAAGCCTTGTTGTCGGCGGTTCCAACTCCGGATCCGGACGCTGCGCGCGAGCGGGTCATCCTCCAGGGGGATGTGCCGAGCCCAGCCAACCCGCCAAGCGGTTGCACATTCCATACGCGTTGCCCCCATGTGACAGATGAATGCCGTACAAAACGACCTGACTTCCGAGATGCTGGGAACGGGCACTTTGTCGCCTGCCATCTATACAAGTCGTAG
- a CDS encoding DUF3679 domain-containing protein, with translation MNVTTKLTGLLVILLVGVVIGLQTAERGISKVSGLPDVQTQTFYIKQMDQGKMEIAVMGKQVQTANPEKMVNYMSNMGLTMGSTIKSGAKTFVDWVGSFFEP, from the coding sequence ATGAACGTGACGACAAAACTGACGGGGCTTTTGGTGATCCTGCTGGTCGGGGTTGTGATCGGCTTGCAGACGGCTGAGAGGGGCATTTCAAAGGTAAGCGGGCTGCCGGATGTGCAGACACAGACCTTCTACATCAAACAGATGGATCAGGGAAAAATGGAAATCGCAGTGATGGGCAAACAAGTACAGACAGCCAATCCAGAGAAAATGGTCAATTACATGAGCAACATGGGGCTGACCATGGGTTCGACAATTAAAAGCGGTGCCAAAACTTTTGTCGATTGGGTAGGAAGCTTCTTTGAACCGTAG
- a CDS encoding ABC transporter permease, whose translation MANAQVETVPLQVKDEQIISPWREAWKSLRKNKLAMVGLGIIVFFVVVALFAPMIAPYPYDEGELVMKNKPPSGEHWFGTDYNGRDVFSRVVYGARISLWVGTFSVIGSVIAGTILGLLAGYYGKWVDTIISRIFDIMLAFPSILLAIAIVAILGPSLQNALLAIAIINIPTFGRLVRSRVLSLKEEEFVMAARAIGMKDSRILMQHILPNSLAPIIVTGTMGIATAIIEAAALGFLGLGAQPPEPEWGKMLSDSRQYIQKAPWTVIFPGLSIMLTVLGFNLIGDGLRDALDPRMKN comes from the coding sequence ATGGCAAATGCACAAGTAGAGACAGTACCACTGCAAGTAAAAGACGAGCAAATCATCTCACCTTGGCGAGAAGCCTGGAAATCTTTGCGCAAGAATAAGCTCGCGATGGTCGGACTGGGGATCATTGTCTTCTTCGTAGTCGTCGCCCTGTTCGCCCCGATGATCGCACCATATCCTTATGATGAAGGCGAGCTGGTGATGAAGAACAAACCGCCTTCAGGAGAACATTGGTTTGGCACCGACTACAACGGGCGTGATGTGTTTAGCCGTGTGGTTTACGGGGCGCGCATTTCCCTGTGGGTAGGGACCTTTTCCGTGATCGGTTCAGTCATCGCGGGGACCATCCTGGGGCTGCTTGCCGGATATTATGGGAAATGGGTAGACACGATTATTTCCCGCATCTTTGACATCATGCTGGCATTTCCGAGCATTCTTTTGGCGATCGCGATCGTGGCGATTCTCGGGCCCTCTCTGCAAAATGCGCTGCTGGCGATTGCGATCATCAACATCCCGACTTTTGGACGTCTGGTTCGTTCGCGCGTGCTCAGTCTGAAAGAAGAAGAATTTGTCATGGCGGCACGGGCCATCGGGATGAAGGATTCCCGCATTCTGATGCAGCACATTCTGCCAAATAGCCTCGCTCCGATCATCGTTACCGGTACGATGGGAATTGCGACTGCGATCATCGAAGCGGCTGCTCTCGGCTTTCTAGGTCTGGGCGCACAGCCACCTGAGCCTGAGTGGGGGAAAATGCTGTCCGATTCCCGCCAGTACATCCAAAAAGCGCCATGGACCGTTATTTTCCCTGGCTTGTCCATCATGCTGACTGTTCTCGGCTTCAACTTGATCGGGGATGGCTTGCGAGATGCACTCGACCCGAGGATGAAAAACTAA
- a CDS encoding ABC transporter ATP-binding protein has product MSQPVLQIENLQTHFFTDRGQIPAVDGVTITVNKGEVVGIVGESGCGKSVTSLSVMKLVPNPPGKIVGGAIRFKGEDLVSADEKRMREIRGNEIAMIFQEPMTSLNPVFTIGDQIGEAVRLHTKASKKESRERAVEMLKKVGIPRAEAIVDEYPHQLSGGMRQRVMIAMAMACDPELLIADEPTTALDVTIQAQILDLMRQCNRESDTAILLITHDLGVVAEMCHRVVVMYAGNVIEEGDVRTILKNPQHPYTVGLLQSLPKLEGSQERLYSIPGNVPIPGSLTVGCRFAPRCDKVTDRCRQEMPELKVVGENHRSRCWIAE; this is encoded by the coding sequence GTGTCACAACCTGTCCTTCAAATCGAAAATTTGCAGACGCACTTTTTTACGGACCGCGGCCAAATCCCAGCAGTTGATGGAGTTACCATTACAGTAAACAAAGGGGAAGTAGTCGGCATCGTTGGCGAATCCGGTTGTGGAAAGAGCGTAACCTCGCTTTCCGTCATGAAGCTGGTTCCCAATCCTCCCGGAAAGATTGTAGGTGGGGCGATTCGCTTCAAGGGAGAAGACCTGGTTAGCGCAGACGAGAAGCGAATGCGGGAAATTCGCGGCAACGAAATCGCGATGATCTTCCAGGAGCCGATGACCTCGCTCAATCCCGTTTTTACAATTGGCGACCAGATCGGGGAAGCAGTCCGTTTACATACCAAGGCCAGCAAAAAGGAATCCAGGGAACGTGCAGTGGAAATGCTGAAAAAAGTCGGAATTCCTCGAGCGGAAGCAATCGTGGACGAATATCCCCACCAGCTGTCAGGCGGTATGCGTCAGCGTGTGATGATCGCGATGGCGATGGCGTGCGATCCGGAGCTTTTGATTGCGGACGAACCTACGACGGCGCTGGATGTGACCATTCAGGCGCAGATTTTGGACTTGATGAGACAGTGCAACCGGGAGTCAGACACGGCCATCCTGCTCATCACGCACGATCTCGGAGTGGTAGCGGAAATGTGCCATCGGGTCGTAGTCATGTATGCGGGAAACGTCATTGAAGAAGGTGATGTGCGGACCATTTTGAAAAATCCGCAGCATCCGTACACCGTAGGCTTGCTCCAGTCGCTTCCCAAGCTGGAAGGATCGCAGGAGCGGTTGTATTCGATTCCCGGAAACGTACCGATTCCAGGCTCACTCACAGTCGGATGCCGCTTTGCTCCGCGATGTGACAAGGTGACGGATCGTTGCCGACAAGAAATGCCTGAGCTGAAGGTTGTGGGAGAGAACCATCGTTCCCGCTGCTGGATCGCTGAATAA
- a CDS encoding ABC transporter substrate-binding protein, with protein sequence MKKRVLSAAMTSLLALAMLLSGCGGTQTAQKPAEQPKTETPAPAPAAEPAKSASKQLIIGRGGDSVGLDPIQQTDGESFKITENVFDTLVGYAEESTEVVPSLAEKWEIAPDGLTYTFHLRSGVKFHDGTDFNAEAVKWNFERWMDKSHPQHNKEGFEYYNDMFGGYKGDETHVIKSVEAVDPQTVKFTLNRPLAPFIQNLGMSCFAIASPKAVQEMGPEKFNENPVGTGPFVFKEWKRNDTITLEKNPNYWNAGFPKLEKLVFKVIPENTARLTALTSGEIDMMDGLNPDDAQAVKDNQDLQLILRPSMNIGFVGFNVEKKPLDNPKVREAISYAINKPAIIEAFFAGLGQPAVNPMPPSIWGHNGNIKDREFNLDKAKQLLTEAGFPNGFKIKFWAMPVARPYMPDGVKIAEAIQQDLKKIGVEAEIVTMEWATYLEKTKAGEQEMFMLGWTGDNGDPDNFLATLLDKNNIGGNNRTRWANEDAHKLLMQAQSATTKEEREKLYMQVQEIIFKDVPMVPLAHSTPALAAKANIINYKPHPKGSESLEKVEFKE encoded by the coding sequence ATGAAGAAGAGAGTACTCTCTGCTGCCATGACGAGCTTGCTTGCACTAGCTATGCTGCTCTCAGGTTGCGGCGGAACTCAAACCGCACAAAAGCCGGCGGAACAGCCAAAGACAGAAACACCGGCGCCAGCACCAGCTGCAGAACCCGCTAAGAGCGCTTCCAAACAGTTGATCATCGGTCGCGGAGGCGATTCCGTTGGTTTGGACCCAATCCAACAAACGGATGGTGAATCTTTCAAAATAACAGAAAACGTATTTGACACATTGGTAGGCTACGCGGAAGAGAGCACAGAAGTGGTTCCTTCCCTCGCTGAAAAATGGGAGATTGCTCCAGACGGTTTGACGTATACGTTCCACCTGCGTTCCGGAGTGAAATTCCACGATGGCACTGATTTCAATGCAGAAGCAGTGAAATGGAACTTCGAGCGCTGGATGGACAAAAGCCATCCACAGCACAACAAAGAAGGCTTTGAGTATTACAACGACATGTTTGGCGGATACAAAGGTGACGAGACCCACGTAATCAAATCCGTGGAAGCGGTTGATCCACAAACGGTGAAATTTACGCTGAACCGTCCGCTGGCTCCGTTCATTCAAAACCTGGGTATGTCTTGCTTTGCGATCGCTTCTCCTAAAGCGGTGCAAGAGATGGGTCCTGAGAAATTCAACGAAAATCCTGTTGGTACCGGTCCATTCGTATTCAAAGAGTGGAAGCGCAACGACACGATCACGTTGGAAAAGAACCCGAACTACTGGAACGCAGGCTTCCCGAAATTGGAAAAGCTCGTTTTCAAAGTCATTCCTGAGAACACAGCTCGTCTGACGGCACTGACCTCCGGCGAGATCGACATGATGGACGGTCTGAATCCGGATGATGCACAAGCGGTGAAAGACAATCAAGATCTGCAATTGATCCTGCGTCCTTCCATGAACATCGGCTTTGTCGGCTTTAACGTAGAGAAAAAGCCACTCGACAATCCGAAAGTTCGTGAAGCGATCTCCTATGCAATCAACAAGCCAGCTATCATTGAAGCATTCTTCGCAGGACTGGGCCAACCAGCAGTGAACCCAATGCCGCCTTCTATCTGGGGTCACAATGGTAACATTAAAGACCGCGAGTTCAATCTCGACAAAGCAAAACAGTTGCTGACGGAAGCAGGCTTCCCGAACGGCTTCAAAATCAAGTTCTGGGCAATGCCAGTAGCTCGTCCATACATGCCAGATGGCGTGAAAATCGCTGAAGCAATCCAGCAAGATCTGAAAAAGATCGGCGTAGAAGCTGAAATCGTGACCATGGAATGGGCGACTTACCTGGAAAAAACAAAAGCAGGCGAACAAGAAATGTTCATGCTCGGTTGGACTGGCGACAATGGCGACCCAGACAACTTCCTCGCTACATTGCTGGACAAAAACAACATCGGCGGTAACAACCGTACGCGTTGGGCAAACGAAGATGCTCACAAATTGCTGATGCAAGCACAATCTGCGACCACGAAGGAAGAGCGTGAAAAACTGTACATGCAAGTACAAGAAATCATCTTTAAGGATGTGCCAATGGTTCCACTGGCTCACTCCACTCCTGCACTGGCTGCAAAAGCAAACATCATCAACTACAAGCCGCATCCAAAAGGCTCCGAGAGCTTGGAGAAGGTTGAGTTCAAAGAGTAG
- a CDS encoding alpha/beta fold hydrolase produces the protein MNQAITLPNGDQMTALILGEGPPLLCLHAPCIGSINFCFQRPLADSYTLVIPDLPGHGQSSPRPTPYSIEDLAQTLHALMNELGLERPFILGYSQGASIALAYALCFPAEVQGLILVGAYSEVNDFYLHGRFYMAQTMASMHGVPLLARSIASSHIDDPDLREEWITHASLTDAATLKQLYTAGHAYNCTERLPEVHVPTLLVYGELDKHMHAYGQLLSKGLPQAQVAMIPGVAHQVVTKAAADLNRLCREFTYAKTGGS, from the coding sequence ATGAATCAAGCGATCACACTACCAAATGGAGATCAGATGACTGCCCTGATCTTGGGCGAAGGTCCCCCGCTCCTCTGTCTGCATGCGCCATGCATCGGGTCGATCAACTTCTGCTTCCAACGGCCACTCGCCGATTCGTACACCTTAGTGATACCCGATTTGCCAGGTCATGGTCAGAGCAGCCCGCGCCCTACACCTTATTCGATCGAGGATCTCGCACAGACCTTGCACGCCCTCATGAATGAGCTGGGTCTTGAGCGCCCTTTTATCCTCGGCTATTCGCAGGGTGCCTCTATCGCACTCGCTTATGCGCTCTGTTTTCCGGCCGAAGTGCAAGGATTGATTTTGGTGGGCGCCTATTCAGAGGTGAACGATTTTTATTTGCACGGCCGCTTCTACATGGCGCAAACCATGGCGAGCATGCATGGCGTTCCCCTCCTCGCCAGAAGCATCGCTTCGTCTCATATCGATGACCCTGACCTCCGAGAGGAATGGATCACGCATGCCTCCCTGACGGACGCCGCTACCTTAAAACAGCTCTACACGGCAGGTCACGCTTACAACTGCACCGAAAGATTGCCAGAGGTCCATGTGCCTACACTCCTCGTTTATGGGGAGCTAGACAAACACATGCACGCTTACGGCCAGCTGCTCAGCAAAGGATTGCCGCAGGCTCAAGTGGCCATGATTCCAGGTGTTGCCCATCAAGTCGTGACCAAGGCTGCCGCTGATCTAAATCGGCTGTGCCGTGAGTTCACCTACGCAAAAACGGGAGGGTCATGA